A genomic segment from Eulemur rufifrons isolate Redbay chromosome 19, OSU_ERuf_1, whole genome shotgun sequence encodes:
- the LOC138399664 gene encoding septin-7: MSVSARSAAAEERSVDSSTMVAQQKNLEGYVGFANLPNQVYRKSVKRGFEFTLMVVAESGLGKSTLINSLFLTDLYSPEYPGPSHRIKKTVQVEQSKVLIKEGGVQLLLTIVDTPGFGDAVDNSNCWQPVIDYIDSKFEDYLNAESRVNRRQMPDNRVQCCLYFIAPSGHGLKPLDIEFMKRLHEKVNIIPLIAKADTLTPEECQQFKKQIMKEIQEHKIKIYEFPETDDEEENKLVKKIKDRLPLAVVGSNTIIEVNGKRVRGRQYPWGVAEVENGEHCDFTILRNMLIRTHMQDLKDVTNNVHYENYRSRKLAAVTYNGVDNNKNKGQLTKSPLAQMEEERREHVAKMKKMEMEMEQVFEMKVKEKVQKLKDSEAELQRRHEQMKKNLEAQHKELEEKRRQFEDEKANWEAQQRILEQQNSSRTLEKNKKKGKIF; this comes from the coding sequence atgtcgGTCAGTGCGAGATCCGCTGCTGCTGAGGAGAGGAGCGTCGACAGCAGCACCATGGTAGCTCAACAGAAGAACCTTGAAGGCTATGTGGGATTTGCCAATCTCCCAAATCAAGTATACAGAAAATCGGTGAAGAGAGGGTTTGAATTCACACTTATGGTAGTAGCTGAATCTGGATTGGGAAAGTCGACATTAATCAACTCGTTATTCCTCACAGATTTGTATTCTCCAGAGTATCCAGGTCCTTCCCATAGAATTAAAAAGACTGTACAGGTGGAACAATCTAAAGTTTTAATCAAAGAAGGTGGTGTTCAGTTGCTGCTCACAATAGTTGATACCCCAGGATTTGGAGATGCAGTGGATAATAGTAATTGCTGGCAGCCTGTTATCGACTACATTGATAGTAAATTTGAGGACTACCTAAATGCAGAATCTCGAGTAAACAGACGTCAGATGCCTGATAACAGGGTGCAGTGTTGTTTGTACTTCATCGCTCCTTCTGGGCATGGACTTAAACCATTGGATATTGAGTTTATGAAGCGTTTGCATGAAAAAGTGAATATCATCCCACTTATTGCCAAAGCAGACACGCTCACACCAGAGGAATGCCAACAGTTTAAAAAACAGATAATGAAAGAAATCcaagaacataaaattaaaatatatgaatttccAGAAACagatgatgaagaagaaaataagcttGTTAAAAAGATAAAGGACCGTTTACCTCTTGCGGTGGTAGGTAGTAATACTATCATTGAAGTTAATGGCAAAAGGGTCAGAGGAAGGCAGTATCCTTGGGGTGTTGCTGAAGTTGAAAATGGTGAACATTGTGATTTTACAATTCTAAGAAATATGTTGATAAGAACACATATGCAGGACTTGAAAGATGTTACTAATAATGTACACTATGAGAACTACAGAAGCAGAAAACTGGCAGCTGTGACTTACAATGGAGTTGATAACAACAAGAATAAAGGGCAGCTTACTAAGAGCCCTCTGGCacaaatggaagaagaaagaagggagcATGTAGCTAAAATGAAGAagatggagatggagatggagCAAGTGTTTGAGATGAAGGTCAAAGAAAAAGTTCAGAAACTGAAGGACTCTGAAGCTGAGCTCCAACGGCGCCATgagcaaatgaaaaagaatttggaagCACAGCACAAAGAATTAGAGGAAAAACGTCGTCAGTTTGAGGATGAGAAAGCAAACTGGGAAGCTCAACAACGCATTTTAGAACAACAGAACTCTTCCAGAACCTtggaaaagaacaagaagaaagggaagatctTTTAA